In the Drosophila willistoni isolate 14030-0811.24 chromosome 3R, UCI_dwil_1.1, whole genome shotgun sequence genome, aacaacttactttcaCCTTGCAATGTCGTTGCTGGTCGTTGGCTCAGTTCGAGtgtttttctctctatctccctcCGACtgcttctctatctctctctctctctctctctctctctctctgtgctGCCCTCTTGATCTCACCTCACCCTCGCCCACTGGCTTACTGTCATCTGAGCTGGGGCCTGGCCATGTTGTTGGCTCGTAATCATCCAAGTGCTGCAGTTTCACCAAACAACCTTCACACATTCTTTCACCTTTACCAGCCATGACCACGGTTACTAATTTTTCGACTGCTCTCTGATTTCATTCGTTTGTCATTCACTCACTTTTTAGCTACTCATtccataaacacacacacactcacacactcgTTCGCTTGCGTTCGTTgcttaagtcttttgttttcgttttgttgcaCTCACAACGggcagcggcaacaacaacaacaacaaactggCCTAGGCAAATGTAAtcattgatatatatatacacatatctgttgtgtttttttttttgtttcttttctttttggcaaaAACAATTTCTTGTCTTGTATCGGCGCGGCGAGAGCGACCTGGAGAgcgcatgtggagtagatttTGTGATTTTCAAGATGCCGCAAgctcttttatatatatgttttttttttttgcctaatTGTTGGCAACAGGTTTGTGCTGGCTTTCTGATTTGGTGGTCCCTCTGCTACCGCTCTACACCCTCCCTCCCTCCCACTCACCCACCACCCTGCCTCTTTGTGGCCAGAGCCATGACGTCAACGTCAGTTACGAAACTTGTTTCGTTTTagttttgttgcttttgttgttttagttttagttttctttacGTTCATACGCGAAATTCAATTCGATTTGGAAttgatttttgtgttttcttagCTCTTTTgcgcattttttgttttgctcatttgttttttttttttttttgtttcgcctctttttttttttttttgccatttgtcatttgaaattttgtaATACTTAAGTTAATGTCACACAGTTGCAAGCAAGGCTAAATACCAAAACGTTTTGAACTCACCTCGGGCATGCGACGCATGAATTCCTCTTCGCTGAGTAATGCCAATGCGGTGCCGTCTTCAGAGAATTGCAGCTCCAAGTTGTTGACGGGCGGCAATTTAAATTGCGCCAAGGTGGATCGTAGCCATGCATGTACCTGGGCGGACGTCCAAGCATTTGGATCTGGTGACAAAAATGAAGTCATGTTAATTTGAGCCaagtaattgtaattgttACATCGacaacagaaaagaaaaacaaatcaaaatgtaATTGTCACTCAATTTCATTCTATAATCCATCAACTCAAAAAACAAGAGATGAATAAAAAATCAGATTTTAGTTGAATAAAGTTGTTCCAGAAAGTCTTtctaacaataaaaacaaacaactttgaaatgaaatcaatatAGAATGAGTAGCGTCAAGCGTTGGattattaattttcttttctaatATAATCATGATCCCCAAAAACAGTTTCCCCATTAAAAATTCCTATAACTTTTCGGGGTCTTCTCACCTGGTGATATTTGCAGCTCCGCGCAGATGGCGTCCGCCTCACGCTTGGCATGCTCCAGTGCCAATGAGATGACAGGCTCAAAATCTCCACGCACCTCAGCCAAACCGCCAATAAATGATTCCAGAGCCAATGGCTTGAGATTATGTTTCTTCTGGAATGTTGTATCCTCGAGACACTCACGCAAGAGTTGATGATCGGGCTTGATGTCTGTGGTATCTGGcagctgatgctgctgctgttgttgttgctggagCAGTGAATTCAAGTCAACAAAGCCCTCAATTTCCGCATCGAGTGGCTCAGCTTTGACTGAACGTGGCGATGGTGTCTCACAATTCGATTCCGGTGGCGAAGGTGGCAAAATGTGAAGCTCCTGTTTAATGCTTGCGGCATCCAATGAAGGACATGGACTACTTAGGCTCGTGCAGTCGTAGCTAGTGTTGAATTTCAGGAATTCCGATTGCAGAGGACTGGACTGGGGTGAGGGATAGACACTGTGTGGATAAGCAGGTGGAGGTGGTATCAACTGATGACTGGAGCTGGTGCTATATCTTGTGgtcaattgttgttgcccttgtgattgctgctgctgctgctgttcttGATCCCAAACACATTCGATCTTAATTTGCGGAGCGTTATACTGGTAAACAGTTGTTGGTATTCCCGAATCCTGTGGCAGCAGtgataaatcaaaattatcagCATAGGCCGAATAGGGATCTGGTTGGCTTTGGCTAACAAACTGTTGCTCTGGGCCGGTGTGTTTTAAATGTGGACTGTGCGGCATCTGCGGAGAGACAAGAGAATTGAGTTTAATTAAGGCCAAGCGGAGATTCAATCAGAGTGCTAATTTGCTAAATCGAAAATCCATCTGACTTTGGCGCCatctttctttcgtttttgttttctgtgtgtgtgtgttcttttCCACCAATTATCAAGATCCAAATTGTCTTAATTAACACGCCCATATAAGAGGTTGATCGGTACCTTTCCAATTCCTACCTGCTCAGTAATGGatttaatggaaatttttgtgttttgtttttttttctttttgcgttTGCCAAATACAAATTTTCGATTTTCGTTGCGATTTCGTTTCTCTTAACAAAAGTGTTAACCTTAGAACTTAGAGTCGTTTAGAAGAGTCCAAGACGAGAGCAAGATACATACTAAGCTTCAACTCGCAAAGGTTTTCTCATTTATCAACTTGAGGCCCGATCGATCTCAATGACTGTGACGCCATGAAAACTAACTGCAAACACggcgaacaacaacaacaacagcaacaataataaaaaaaaaacccaaagcCCAAAAGCTAGAGGCATGGCCGATCTCTGTGTATGGATtatgtgcttttttttttttttctttttgcttcaCTAGCAAGCAACAAACAATGACTCGATGAAATTTAAAGCGTTCTCTTGTCACACACAGAGGCTTTTGTTTGCCATGCCTTGCTAAAGTCattgattttctttattaATTCGCACAACGTCATAGAAACTGCAAGGCAAAGTACGAGCGAATGGGAAGCGTGGGGGGCGTGGGGGTGGGCTACTGATCTGTACCTTTTGAAAAACTCGTTTTTCATTATCTCAGAAACTGGAGAACGAGCCAGCTACTAGTGagcgagtgagtgagtgagtgagataGGGTAGGCAGGCAATGGCTATTATTAATGCATACAGCTCATTCTGGATTTTCCGAAATGCATTTTGCAGCCACTAGAGCAGGAGTTGTTGAGGGGGGTGGGAGAGAGGAGGGAGAGACTAAACCGTGGACTCTAAAATTGTTTGCCCTGACTACGATTTTATTCTAAATAATTTCAACTAGTCACGATTGTATTACAATTCTCCTCGTATGTTTTAATCAAAAGCGTACTAAGGGGCGTATGAgtgatttttttatatttcgctGTTCTGTTTGTCTGCCTGTGTgacttctgtgtgtgtgtgtgtgtttttgttagCTTTTCTCGCCAAGCTGTTAATTGTGCTGAAATTGTGTTTGATTATCCAGTTTAGATATTGCGTAATATGCATAAAATTAAAGCGATTTCTAAGATTTGGCCGtgtgtacttttttttttcgttgttgttgttgttgcttctttttcAGAGGGTACTTCACCCTCTATTGGGGTCGAGAAAAACTGAAGAACTGTATAAACTGTTCATGATTCAGCAGCTCCCTAAATGACTCAGTCAGAGATAGGCTATAATTTATGAGTACCTATATTTACATAGGCGGCATAAGTAAGTGGCAATTtaaaagcaaaggcaaaaaacATAATAACGATATTACCACAAAAGATGTGGGGGCCTGTCTCGCCACTAGTTATTACCTTTTGCTTTCTCACTCCATTCTTATACTGCtacttctctttctctcttttcatTCTCATCATTAACTATCCTTATCATAAATTTAACAACCATATCGAAATTCAATTTAGTTTTGGGTCAAGACATTATGCTAAAATGTAATATAATGCTGGCAGGGcaggcaaaaataaaaaataataatgtaataaaatgtacaaaaaaaaaaaaaaattaaaatacaatatatttgcatttttttttctttctcttgctctccctctctcactctctgtctcGAAATATTGATTTATATCATTGCCCACATCCTCACAGCTGGGGCAATTAGATCACTTGGGTTATTCCGATTTCCTGCTGTTTCTACCTATATGAGCCAAACAAAAGGCCttgctggctggctggttggctggctggctggttggccAGTAATAGTCAACTGAACCGAACCGCGTATAAAAGTACTCgtaaaacttttaattaaatcttgttatacaaaaaaattctCAAAACAAGCACCAAATTTCTGACACATTGGGACTTTCCAATGTGGTACacagaacacacacacacacacacacacaagacagagtgagagagagagctaaAGAGGGGTAATTCGAATCGATACACAATGCAAAGCAGAATACAGACAAAAGGCTTTAAAAATACTGACTGAATGTcgcttttttttctgtttttttttttttggccaaaatgttgtttggtttttgctgGTAGTTCGATAATATTTCATTCGATTGGCGTGTCCGACATGAGGCGGCTGTCAATGGAA is a window encoding:
- the LOC6647025 gene encoding DNA-binding protein D-ETS-4 isoform X2; the encoded protein is MPHSPHLKHTGPEQQFVSQSQPDPYSAYADNFDLSLLPQDSGIPTTVYQYNAPQIKIECVWDQEQQQQQQSQGQQQLTTRYSTSSSHQLIPPPPAYPHSVYPSPQSSPLQSEFLKFNTSYDCTSLSSPCPSLDAASIKQELHILPPSPPESNCETPSPRSVKAEPLDAEIEGFVDLNSLLQQQQQQQHQLPDTTDIKPDHQLLRECLEDTTFQKKHNLKPLALESFIGGLAEVRGDFEPVISLALEHAKREADAICAELQISPDPNAWTSAQVHAWLRSTLAQFKLPPVNNLELQFSEDGTALALLSEEEFMRRMPESGSTLHAQLEIWKMAYADQPTQQQQPQLEPIQQQWPTDYQLQNLDEYNEDSEDDEEMEVTTTPDVSTNTTTTTSTTTTSNNTTASGVKRTTGGRTGGGSHIHLWQFLKELLSTPQVNGTAIRWIDRNKGIFKIEDSVRVAKLWGRRKNRPAMNYDKLSRSIRQYYKKGIMKKTERSQRLVYQFCHPYHQ
- the LOC6647025 gene encoding DNA-binding protein D-ETS-4 isoform X1, which produces MEYEKMLYMANSEMPHSPHLKHTGPEQQFVSQSQPDPYSAYADNFDLSLLPQDSGIPTTVYQYNAPQIKIECVWDQEQQQQQQSQGQQQLTTRYSTSSSHQLIPPPPAYPHSVYPSPQSSPLQSEFLKFNTSYDCTSLSSPCPSLDAASIKQELHILPPSPPESNCETPSPRSVKAEPLDAEIEGFVDLNSLLQQQQQQQHQLPDTTDIKPDHQLLRECLEDTTFQKKHNLKPLALESFIGGLAEVRGDFEPVISLALEHAKREADAICAELQISPDPNAWTSAQVHAWLRSTLAQFKLPPVNNLELQFSEDGTALALLSEEEFMRRMPESGSTLHAQLEIWKMAYADQPTQQQQPQLEPIQQQWPTDYQLQNLDEYNEDSEDDEEMEVTTTPDVSTNTTTTTSTTTTSNNTTASGVKRTTGGRTGGGSHIHLWQFLKELLSTPQVNGTAIRWIDRNKGIFKIEDSVRVAKLWGRRKNRPAMNYDKLSRSIRQYYKKGIMKKTERSQRLVYQFCHPYHQ